In Streptomyces qaidamensis, one DNA window encodes the following:
- a CDS encoding dynamin family protein, whose protein sequence is MVTLDVRPQLLDALSALRDRVAAARFPLPLAGAPRARANRDELLAQLDDYLVPRLRDPEAPLLAVVGGSTGAGKSTLVNSLVGRRVSEAGVLRPTTRTPVLVCHPEDHHWFSGMRVLPDLTRVWVPQQDSTDDLLLPGENPARVLRVETAETLPPGLALLDAPDIDSLVSDNRVLAAELICAADIWVMVTTAARYADAVPWHMLRTAKEYDVTLVTVLDRVPHQVVNEVSRQYGALLTKAGLGEVPRFTVPELPESAWGGGLLPASAVAQLRTWLVHQAQDPAARQHVLARTAYGVLDSLKSRMPELAGAAAAQYAAALRLTSAVEGAYDSEHTRVRGRLQSGAVLAGDALKRWRAFPLDCTAAELLDALVESLSALLLCAVTAADERVDDAWRREPASAAPELAVRESGADSAEHRIGLAVRRWRRELEEHAEDEVRELDRNLAPDPELVAALVATSLLGGRRGRMAGEGLAERIGAHGALRLRDRAGRLLTEHVDRVLHAERERRLAPLDALDVHPEPQAELIAALSVLQKER, encoded by the coding sequence GTGGTGACCTTGGACGTACGGCCTCAGCTGCTCGACGCACTCTCCGCCCTGCGCGACCGTGTCGCCGCCGCACGCTTCCCGCTGCCCCTGGCGGGGGCCCCACGCGCGCGTGCCAACCGCGACGAACTCCTCGCGCAGCTCGACGACTACTTGGTGCCCCGCTTGCGGGACCCCGAAGCGCCGCTTCTGGCCGTCGTGGGCGGGTCGACCGGAGCCGGGAAATCGACGCTCGTGAACTCCCTCGTGGGACGGCGGGTCAGCGAGGCGGGCGTGCTGCGGCCGACGACACGCACCCCCGTGCTGGTCTGCCATCCGGAGGACCACCACTGGTTCAGCGGGATGAGGGTGCTGCCCGACCTCACGCGCGTGTGGGTGCCCCAACAGGACTCCACCGACGACCTCCTGCTCCCCGGCGAGAACCCCGCGCGCGTACTGCGCGTCGAGACCGCCGAGACGCTCCCGCCCGGCCTCGCCCTCCTCGACGCGCCCGACATCGACTCCCTGGTCTCCGACAACCGGGTCCTGGCCGCCGAACTCATCTGCGCCGCCGACATCTGGGTCATGGTCACCACGGCCGCCCGCTACGCCGACGCCGTCCCCTGGCACATGCTGCGCACCGCCAAGGAGTACGACGTCACCCTCGTGACCGTGCTCGACCGGGTGCCTCACCAGGTGGTGAACGAGGTGTCGCGGCAGTACGGGGCCCTGCTCACCAAGGCCGGGCTCGGCGAGGTGCCGCGCTTCACCGTGCCCGAACTGCCCGAGTCCGCCTGGGGCGGCGGGCTCCTGCCGGCCTCCGCCGTCGCCCAGCTGCGCACCTGGCTGGTGCACCAGGCCCAGGACCCCGCGGCCCGGCAGCACGTCCTCGCCCGTACGGCGTACGGCGTCCTCGACTCCCTCAAGTCCCGGATGCCCGAGCTGGCCGGGGCCGCCGCCGCGCAGTACGCCGCCGCCCTGCGGCTCACCTCCGCCGTCGAAGGGGCGTACGACAGCGAGCACACGCGCGTGCGGGGCCGGTTGCAGAGCGGGGCGGTCCTCGCCGGGGACGCGCTCAAGCGGTGGCGCGCCTTCCCCCTGGACTGCACCGCCGCCGAACTCCTCGACGCGCTCGTGGAGAGCCTCAGCGCGCTGCTGCTGTGCGCCGTCACCGCCGCCGACGAGCGCGTCGACGACGCCTGGCGCCGCGAACCGGCCTCCGCCGCCCCGGAACTCGCCGTACGCGAGAGCGGCGCGGACAGCGCCGAGCACCGCATCGGTCTCGCCGTACGGCGGTGGCGGCGCGAGCTCGAGGAGCACGCCGAGGACGAGGTACGCGAACTCGACCGCAACCTCGCGCCCGACCCCGAGCTCGTCGCCGCCCTGGTCGCCACCTCCCTGCTGGGCGGCCGCCGGGGCCGGATGGCAGGGGAGGGCCTCGCCGAGCGGATCGGCGCCCATGGCGCGCTGCGGCTGCGCGACCGGGCCGGGCGGCTGCTCACCGAGCACGTGGACCGGGTCCTGCACGCCGAACGCGAGCGCCGGCTCGCCCCGCTCGACGCGCTCGACGTCCACCCCGAGCCCCAGGCCGAACTCATCGCCGCGCTGTCCGTACTGCAGAAGGAGAGGTGA
- a CDS encoding SPW repeat protein, whose amino-acid sequence MATQPRSDMETHPDIVAMRNRHEMAERFATTPRAQAVEAMALITGLYLAASPWIAGFNNFSTLAVNNLITGIAYALLMSGGFGRAYERSHSMAWGACVLSVWTIFAPWVVAGDVSTTRTIVNNIIVGVIALMLALMAAAAARPVDQSSGDRSSAGR is encoded by the coding sequence ATGGCGACGCAACCCCGGTCAGACATGGAAACCCATCCCGACATCGTCGCAATGCGCAATCGACACGAGATGGCTGAACGCTTCGCGACCACCCCGAGGGCGCAAGCCGTCGAGGCCATGGCCCTGATCACAGGGCTCTATCTCGCGGCCTCACCGTGGATCGCGGGATTCAACAACTTTTCCACCCTGGCGGTCAACAACCTGATCACCGGTATCGCCTACGCCCTCCTCATGAGCGGTGGCTTCGGCCGGGCATACGAGCGTTCGCACAGCATGGCGTGGGGCGCTTGCGTGCTGAGCGTGTGGACGATCTTTGCGCCGTGGGTTGTGGCAGGTGACGTCAGCACCACCAGGACCATAGTCAACAACATCATCGTCGGCGTGATCGCCCTGATGCTGGCCCTCATGGCCGCCGCAGCCGCCCGCCCGGTGGATCAGTCGTCCGGCGACCGCTCTTCTGCGGGTAGGTGA
- a CDS encoding YfjP family GTPase produces the protein MTVTDQDPTEHADQPDDDARQGGGAVGRSAPGGARATRADSTETWDDGLIARRVAETAEGDRFPMTDNRSAVPPTVTPLVYDGTLRSRLEALRELVGLSRTRLDSRTLSGAGRVLDEASARRRLSGQHTVVAIAGATGSGKSQLFNALAGVTISETGVRRPTTAAPIACSWSDGAAGLIERLGIPPRLRRRPLPTGDGESPLRGLVLVDLPDHDSAAVQHRRHVDRILALVDAVIWVVDPEKYADAVLHERYLRPMAAHAEVMFVVLNQVDRLPGEAAEQVLDDLRRLLDEDGIALGEYGEPGTTVLALSALTGDGVGELREVLGQFVSERGAANRRISADVDIAAARLWPVYATQRRTGLSEQAREEFSDRLADAVGATAAGEAAERAWLRNANRACGTPWLRLWRWYQDRGEPTTGRLPSRTQADEEATARQRVEQAVRTVADRASAGLPVPWAQAVREAAARGSQGLPEALDELTARAGVPAGRPPRPGWWPVAVLTQACMTVLQFLGGLWLLGQIIGVMAPNLGVPVLLMVIGIVGGPLIEWSCRMAARGPARRYGLEAERRLREAAAGCGRARVLDPVAAELLRYREVREQYGRVVGAGR, from the coding sequence GTGACCGTCACCGACCAGGACCCCACCGAGCACGCCGATCAGCCGGACGACGACGCCCGCCAAGGGGGCGGCGCCGTCGGCCGGAGTGCCCCGGGCGGCGCGCGTGCGACGCGTGCCGACTCCACCGAGACCTGGGACGACGGACTCATCGCACGCCGGGTCGCCGAGACAGCCGAAGGAGACAGGTTCCCCATGACGGACAACCGCTCCGCCGTCCCGCCGACGGTGACCCCACTGGTGTACGACGGGACGCTGCGCTCACGGCTGGAGGCCCTGCGCGAACTCGTGGGGCTCTCCCGCACCCGGCTCGACAGCAGGACGCTCTCGGGGGCCGGCCGGGTACTCGACGAGGCGTCCGCGCGGCGCAGGCTTTCCGGTCAGCACACCGTCGTCGCCATCGCGGGCGCCACCGGCAGCGGCAAGTCGCAACTGTTCAACGCGCTCGCCGGGGTGACCATCTCGGAGACGGGTGTACGCCGTCCCACCACCGCCGCGCCCATCGCGTGCAGTTGGAGCGACGGGGCGGCCGGCCTCATCGAACGGCTCGGGATCCCGCCCCGGCTGCGCCGTCGGCCGTTGCCGACCGGGGACGGCGAGTCGCCGCTGCGCGGACTCGTCCTGGTCGACCTGCCCGACCACGACTCGGCGGCCGTACAGCACCGCCGGCACGTGGACCGCATCCTGGCGCTCGTCGACGCGGTCATCTGGGTCGTCGACCCGGAGAAGTACGCCGACGCCGTCCTCCACGAGCGCTATCTGCGGCCGATGGCGGCCCACGCCGAGGTCATGTTCGTCGTCCTCAACCAGGTCGACCGGCTGCCCGGGGAAGCCGCCGAGCAGGTTCTCGACGATCTGCGGCGGCTCCTCGACGAGGACGGCATCGCCCTCGGGGAGTACGGCGAGCCGGGTACGACCGTGCTCGCGCTGTCCGCGCTCACCGGGGACGGTGTCGGGGAACTGCGCGAGGTGCTCGGCCAGTTCGTCTCGGAGCGCGGAGCGGCGAACCGCCGCATCTCGGCCGACGTGGACATCGCCGCGGCACGGCTGTGGCCCGTCTACGCCACCCAGCGGCGGACCGGGCTCAGCGAACAGGCCCGGGAGGAGTTCTCCGACCGGCTCGCGGACGCGGTGGGCGCCACGGCGGCAGGTGAGGCGGCCGAGCGCGCGTGGCTGCGCAACGCCAACCGCGCCTGCGGCACGCCCTGGCTGCGGCTGTGGCGCTGGTACCAGGACCGCGGCGAGCCCACCACGGGCCGGCTCCCCTCGCGGACGCAGGCCGACGAGGAGGCGACGGCCCGTCAGAGGGTCGAGCAGGCGGTGCGGACCGTGGCCGACCGGGCGTCGGCCGGGCTGCCGGTGCCCTGGGCGCAGGCGGTGCGCGAGGCGGCCGCCCGTGGTTCGCAGGGGCTGCCCGAGGCGCTGGACGAGCTGACCGCGCGCGCGGGCGTGCCTGCGGGGCGGCCGCCGCGCCCGGGGTGGTGGCCGGTGGCCGTCCTCACCCAGGCGTGCATGACGGTCCTGCAGTTCCTGGGCGGGCTGTGGCTGCTGGGCCAGATCATCGGGGTCATGGCGCCGAACCTGGGGGTTCCGGTGCTGCTGATGGTGATCGGCATCGTCGGCGGACCGCTCATCGAGTGGAGCTGCCGGATGGCGGCCCGCGGCCCGGCCCGGCGCTACGGCCTGGAGGCGGAACGCCGGTTGCGGGAGGCGGCGGCCGGATGCGGCCGGGCCCGGGTCCTGGATCCGGTGGCGGCGGAACTTCTGCGCTACCGGGAGGTGCGGGAGCAGTACGGGAGGGTGGTCGGGGCGGGGCGGTGA